GCTTTTCTCCCGCTACTGCTCCTTGGTTCTTGGGTGCACATAGGGAAGAACACCACCTTCGGACTGGGACGATACCATGTGGAACCGATAGGCTCCGCCACGGCGACAGAAGGAGAAACGGCGGGACTTTTTAGGGTGCCACGCTCAGTCCATTGCGCAGGGTCGTAAACCGACCGCTCAAACAGGTGATTCGTCCTGGATCGATACAGGCATGGAAAAAGGGGAGGGTTCAATGACATTCACCATGAAAGAAATGGTCCTGGGAGCGTTGCTTCACGACGTTGGAAAGATCCTCCAGCGTGCGTATGACAGCGTCGAAGACGTCACGGGACAACGTCTGGACCTGGAATCGACCTTGTGCCCGGTTCGCGACGGGCATTACAGCCACAAACATGTTCTTTACACCAATGCGTTTTTCGACCTCATGCGTCAAGAAGGCCTAAGATTTCCCGAAGACATCGACATCGGAGTGGTTGAAAGCATCGCCAGTTATCACCACAAGCCGGAGGCTTGTGATGTCCCGACAGCGGCTTGGATGTGCACGCTGGCGGATTGGTATTCGGCAGGCATGGACCGGCGCCCTGATGAAGAAGCGGGGCTGACGGCCAAGTCCCGCCAGGCCTTTCGCAAAATTCCCCTCCGGTGCATCTTCGACGAAGTCGTTTTGGACGTTGAGCGCTTGGGTCGGCCGGGTCGCCACGCCTATCGTTTGGGCACGCTGGATCCAGAAGATCCCGAGTCCCTGATTCCGGTGGAATGGCCGCAAGACGGCATCGATTCGGAGCTTCCCGAGCACTACAAAGCAGTATGGGAAAACTTTTGGAAAGACTTCAAGGAAATCGCTCGCCGCGCCGACAGCCTATCCTTTCGCCTATTTGAAGAAATGCTCCTCGGACTGCTGGAACGCTACACGTGGGCGATCCCCTCGAGCACCATGGATTCTCCGGACATTTCACTACATGACCATTCGCGCACGACAGCCGCAATAGCGGCGTGCCTGCATCGTTACCACGACGTGCAAGGTCAGTTGCAGGACCTGATGGCTGTCCGGAACAAGGAGCAGCCCAAATTCAGGTTCCTCGCCGGCGATCTTTCCGGAATTCAAAATACGCTTTTCACTTTGGAGACTCAGGGCGTTAAGGGCGTCAACAAGATTCTCCGTTCGCGATCCTTTATGCTGGGGGCATTGACAGAAGCCGCGGTGCTGGAACTGCTCGAAGTCTTCGGACTACCACTGTCCGTGGTACTGCAACAGGCAGGAGGGCGCTTCTTGCTACTGCTACCGGCCCTCGAAGACTGTGAACCGACTGTGGGCAAGCTGCGAAGAGATTTCGATGGATGGCTGCTCGAGCACTACACCGGAACCTTGTCCCTGAATCTCGCCCTTTCGGATCCCTTTTCAGGGGCGGATTTCGAGCCTCGTCGACTCCGGGAAGTCATGGCTCAACTCGGCGCCAGCATCGACCGGGCCAAACAGCGGCCTCTTGCGAGCTGCTCCCAAGGGGTTTTGAAGCGTGAGTTTCCTCTGGACAAGGCTTGCGCCGCTTGCGGAATCAGACCCGCGGATCCAAAATCAGAAAATGGAACGCGGTGTATGACGTGCGAAAGAGAATTCGGGCTTGGGCGAAGGCTGGTTCGAGCGAAAAGTCTGGTTTGGGCAAAGCTGCTGCCGCCCCAGTGGCACCCTGTGCCCATCTTCGGGCTGAAGTTGGCCCTGCTCGAAAAGCAGCCGGAAGAAGTACCGGAAGGCGCCGTTTCCATAAAGCGCATGGAAACCGGTGACAACGGGATACCCTGGGCCGCTCGGGTCCTGGCCAACCACATACCCGTCTTTCCGGATGCTTACGCCCTTAAGGACCCCCGCTACCAAGGCATCGAAGGCGGCGAAGCCGAACCGGGCGATCCCAAAAGCTTTCAGCATATCGCCGCAGAATCTCTCGAACTCGATGAGCACGGCGGATTTCGCGGGAAGTCGTTTCTGGGCCTTTTGAAGGCCGACGTGGATTTCCTAGGCTTCATTTTCAGCTCCGGATTGCGTCGAAGCGGCTCGGAATTGGACCGTTTTTCCCTCTCCCGGGTGGCTCAACTGTCTCGCATGATGGATCTCTTTTTTACCGGTTATCTGAAGGGCTTGCTGCACCGTGAATTTCCCGACACCTATACGGTCTATGCAGGCGGAGATGATCTGCTGCTGATCGGG
This is a stretch of genomic DNA from Desulfoglaeba alkanexedens ALDC. It encodes these proteins:
- the cas10 gene encoding type III-A CRISPR-associated protein Cas10/Csm1, with product MTFTMKEMVLGALLHDVGKILQRAYDSVEDVTGQRLDLESTLCPVRDGHYSHKHVLYTNAFFDLMRQEGLRFPEDIDIGVVESIASYHHKPEACDVPTAAWMCTLADWYSAGMDRRPDEEAGLTAKSRQAFRKIPLRCIFDEVVLDVERLGRPGRHAYRLGTLDPEDPESLIPVEWPQDGIDSELPEHYKAVWENFWKDFKEIARRADSLSFRLFEEMLLGLLERYTWAIPSSTMDSPDISLHDHSRTTAAIAACLHRYHDVQGQLQDLMAVRNKEQPKFRFLAGDLSGIQNTLFTLETQGVKGVNKILRSRSFMLGALTEAAVLELLEVFGLPLSVVLQQAGGRFLLLLPALEDCEPTVGKLRRDFDGWLLEHYTGTLSLNLALSDPFSGADFEPRRLREVMAQLGASIDRAKQRPLASCSQGVLKREFPLDKACAACGIRPADPKSENGTRCMTCEREFGLGRRLVRAKSLVWAKLLPPQWHPVPIFGLKLALLEKQPEEVPEGAVSIKRMETGDNGIPWAARVLANHIPVFPDAYALKDPRYQGIEGGEAEPGDPKSFQHIAAESLELDEHGGFRGKSFLGLLKADVDFLGFIFSSGLRRSGSELDRFSLSRVAQLSRMMDLFFTGYLKGLLHREFPDTYTVYAGGDDLLLIGPWRQTMALASRVNESFRSYTGWNPNITLSAGVTLLRPNYPVNRAVKEAEDFLERAKDSGRNRVCALIQKPIAWDRYRDRLEDADWIHHKMHGPDPVSTGFVYRLLNLTADAEAFVVGGNLGKAGWRARLAYHLARNVKARNQMERERQIVEWLKRLGLDDQLRLIQDPHLIFEWRLPLQIALYRNRS